A single Loxodonta africana isolate mLoxAfr1 chromosome 12, mLoxAfr1.hap2, whole genome shotgun sequence DNA region contains:
- the MAPK8IP3 gene encoding C-Jun-amino-terminal kinase-interacting protein 3 isoform X7, translating into MAALMEIQMDEGGGVVVYQDDYCSGSVMSERVSGLAGSIYREFERLIHCYDEEVVKELMPLVVNVLENLDSVLSENQEHEVELELLREDNEQLLTQYEREKALRKQAEEKFIEFEDALEQEKKDLQVQVEHYEFQTRQLELKARNYADQISRLEERESEMKKEYNALHQRHTEMIQTYVEHIERAKLQQVGANSQTEGGLPGRSRKERPTSLNVFPLTDGMVRAQMGGKLTPAADHWHPSDRSQLPASSSYQCPHDEMSESGQSSAATTPSTTGTKSNTPTSSVPSAVVTPLNDSLQPLGDYSSGTKNGKRAREKRNSRNMEVQVTQEMRNVSIGMGSSDEWSDVQDILDSTPELDMCQEPRLDRTSNSPTQGIVNKAFGINTDSLYHELSTAGSEVIGDVDEGADLLGEFSGMGKEVGNLLLENSQLLETKNALNVVKNDLIAKVDQLSGEQEVLKGELEAAKQAKTKLEIRIKELEEELRRVKSEAITTRREPREEVEDDNIPMAQRRRFTRVEMARVLMERNQYKERLMELQEAVRWTEMIRASREHPSVQEKKKSTIWQFFSRLFSSSSSPPPAKRAYPSVNIHYKSPTTTGFSQRRGHTVCQISAGSRPLEFFPEDDCTSSARREQKREQYRQVREHVRNDDGRLQACGWSLPAKYKQLSPNGSQEDTRMKNVPVPVYCRPLVEKDPTMKLWCAAGVNLSGWRPGDEELGNGTKPVPSHDPLTCNWEAEGEASSSHSSPEKKKAKELHEMDATSSRVWILTSTLTTSKVVIIDANQPGTVVDQFTVCNAHVLCISSIPAASDSDYPPGEIFLDVDMNPEEPGADGVLAGITLVGCATRCNVPRSNCSSRGDTPVLDKGQGEVAAVSNGQVNPAQSTEEATEAMEAPEPGPSEPEAAAVRPGPLTEHVFTDPAPMPPPSTQPGSENGLEAEASGAQPEPEPSAGHTGASSSAAPTMWLGAQNGWLYVHSAVANWKKCLHSIKLKDSVLSLVHVKGRVLVALADGTLAIFHRGEDGQWDLSNYHLMDLGHPHHSIRCMAVVYDRVWCGYKNKVHVIQPKTMQIEKSFDAHPRRESQVRQLAWIGDGVWVSIRLDSTLRLYHAHTHQHLQDVDIEPYVSKMLGTGKLGFSFVRITALLIAGNRLWVGTGNGVVISIPLTETVVLHRGQLLGLRANKMSPTSGEGARSGGVIHVYGDDSSDKSASSFIPYCSMAQAQLCFHGHRDAVKFFVSVPGNVLATLNGSVLDSPSESPGVPATTLDTALDTAEGQKLKNVLVLSGGEGYIDFRIGDGEDDETEEGGGDVSQVKPMLSKAERSHIIVWQVSYTTE; encoded by the exons AAGTTCATTGAGTTTGAAGATGCCTTGGAACAAGAGAAGAAGGATCTGCAGGTCCAGGTGGAGCACTACGAGTTCCAGACGCGCCAGCTAGAGCTGAAAGCCAGGAACTATGCCGACCAGA TTTCCCGGCTGGAGGAGCGCGAGTCAGAGATGAAGAAGGAGTACAATGCGCTACACCAGCGGCACACAGAA ATGATACAGACATACGTGGAGCACATCGAGAGGGCCAAGCTGCAGCAGGTCGGCGCCAACAGCCAAACGGAGGGTGGCCTGCCCGGGAGGAG CAGGAAGGAGCGCCCCACCTCTCTGAATGTCTTCCCCCTGACCGATGGCATGGTACGTGCACAGATGGGGGGCAAGCTCACGCCTGCAGCGGACCACTGGCACCCGAGTGACCGCAGCCAGCTGCCAGCCAGCTCCAGCTACCAG TGTCCCCATGACGAGATGTCCGAGTCAGGCCAGTCTTCTGCAGCCACCACACCCAGCACCACTGGCACCAAGTCCAACACGCCCACATCCTCGGTGCCCTCGGCTGTGGTCACACCCCTCAACGACAGCCTACAGCCCCTGGGGGACTACAGCAGTGGCACCAAGAATGGAAAGCGGGCTCGTGAGAAGCGTAACAGCCGCAACATGGAGGTGCAGGTCACACAGGAGATGCGCAATGTCAGCATAG GGATGGGCAGCAGTGATGAGTGGTCTGACGTCCAGGACATCTTAGACTCTACCCCAGAGCTCGACATGTGTCAAGAGCCACGCCTGGACCGCACCAGCAACAG CCCCACCCAGGGCATTGTGAACAAGGCTTTCGGCATCAACACCGACTCCCTGTACCACGAGCTGTCAACTGCCGGGTCAGAGGTCATCGGGGATGTGGACGAGGGGGCCGACCTGCTAG GGGAGTTCTCAG GGATGGGCAAGGAGGTGGGCAACCTACTGCTGGAGAACTCACAGCTGCTGGAGACTAA GAATGCTCTGAATGTGGTGAAGAACGATCTGATTGCCAAGGTTGACCAGCTGTCAGGGGAGCAGGAGGTGCTGAAGGGGGAGCTGGAGGCTGCCAAGCAGGCCAAGACCAAACTGGAGATCCGGATCAAGGAGCTGGAGGAGGAGCTGCGGAG AGTGAAGTCTGAGGCCATCACTACCCGACGTGAGCCCAGAGAGGAGGTGGAGGAT GACAACATTCCCATGGCCCAGCGGCGCCGCTTCACACGCGTGGAGATGGCTCGTGTGCTCATGGAGCGGAACCAGTACAAAGAGCGGCTGATGGAGCTGCAGGAGGCCGTGCGGTGGACTGAGATGATCAG AGCTTCTCGAGAGCACCCATCTGTCCAGGAGAAGAAGAAGTCCACCATCTGGCAATT CTTCAGCAGGCTCTTCAGCTCTTCCTCCAGCCCACCACCAGCCAAGCGTGCCTACCCCTCAGTGAACATCCACTACAAGTCGCCCACCACCACTGGCTTCAGCCAGCGGCGCGGCCACACCGTGTGCCAGATCTCAGCTGGGAGCCGTCCCCTGGAGTTCTTCCCTGAGGA CGACTGCACATCGTCAGCGCGGCGGGAACAGAAGCGCGAGCAGTACCGCCAGGTGCGCGAGCACGTGCGCAACGACGACGGGCGGCTGCAGGCCTGCGGCTGGAGCCTGCCAGCCAAGTACAAGCAG CTGAGCCCCAATGGCAGCCAGGAGGACACACGCATGAAGAATGTGCCCGTGCCCGTGTACTGTCGCCCCCTGGTGGAGAAGGACCCGACCATGAAG CTGTGGTGCGCCGCAGGCGTCAACCTGAGTGGCTGGAGGCCAGGTGATGAGGAACTTGGGAACGGGACCAAGCCAGTGCCCAGCCACGACCCCCTGACCTGCAACTGGGAGGCAGAAGGGGAGGCTTCCAGCAGCCACTCGTCTCCAGAGAAGAAGAAG GCAAAGGAGCTACACGAAATGGACGCCACCTCCAGCCGTGTCTGGATCCTCACCAGCACGCTGACCACCAGCAAGGTGGTGATCATTGATGCCAACCAGCCAGGCACCGTGGTGGACCAGTTCACTGTCTGCAACGCCCATGTCCTGTGTATCTCAAGCATCCCCG CGGCCAGTGACAGCGACTACCCACCGGGGGAGATCTTCCTAGATGTTGACATGAACCCTGAGGAGCCTGGCGCTGATGGCGTGCTAGCGGGCATCACGCTGGTGGGTTGTGCCACCCGCTGCAACGTGCCCCGCAGCAACTGCTCCTCCCGGGGGGACACCCCGGTGCTGGACAAGGGGCAGG GGGAGGTGGCTGCTGTCAGCAATGGGCAGGTCAACCCGGCTCAGTCCACAGAAGAGGCCACAGAAGCCATGGAGGCACCCGAGCCCGGACCCAGTGAGCCCGAGGCAGCTGCAGTGCGCCCTGGGCCCCTCACGGAGCATGTCTTCACTGACCCGGCCCCCATGCCGCCACCCAGTACTCAGCCTGGCAG TGAGAACGGGCTTGAGGCTGAGGCCAGCGGTGCACAGCCAGAGCCGGAGCCCAGCGCAGGCCACACCGGGGCCAGCAGCAGCGCAGCGCCCACCATGTGGCTGGGAGCCCAGAATGGCTG GCTTTACGTGCACTCAGCTGTGGCCAACTGGAAGAAGTGCCTACACTCCATCAAGCTGAAGGACTCCGTCCTGAGCCTGGT GCATGTGAAAGGCCGCGTGCTGGTGGCCCTGGCTGACGGGACTCTGGCCATCTTCCACCGGGGTGAAG ATGGCCAGTGGGACCTGAGCAACTACCACCTGATGGACCTTGGCCACCCGCACCACTCCATCCGCTGCATGGCTGTCGTATATGACCGCGTCTGGTGCGGCTACAAGAACAAGGTGCATGTCATCCAGCCCAAAACTATGCAGATCGAG AAGTCGTTTGACGCCCATCCACGGAGGGAGAGCCAGGTGCGGCAGCTGGCGTGGATCGGTGATGGCGTGTGGGTGTCCATCCGCCTGGACTCTACCCTGCGGCTGTACCACGCCCACACCCACCAGCACCTGCAGGACGTGGACATCGAGCCCTATGTCAGCAAGATGCTGG GCACAGGCAAGCTGGGCTTCTCCTTCGTGCGCATCACCGCCCTGCTCATTGCCGGCAACCGCCTCTGGGTGGGCACTGGCAATGGCGTGGTCATCTCCATCCCGCTGACTGAGA ctgTGGTCCTACACCGAGGTCAGCTCCTGGGGCTCCGAG CCAACAAGATGTCCCCCACGTCTGGGGAGGGTGCCCGTTCGGGGGGCGTCATCCACGTGTACGGCGATGACAGCAGTGACAAGTCAGCCAGCAGCTTCATCCCCTATTGCTCCATGGCCCAGGCCCAGCTCTGCTTTCACGGGCACCGTGATGCTGTCAAGTTCTTCGTGTCCGTGCCAG GGAATGTGTTGGCCACTCTCAACGGCAGCGTGCTCGACAGCCCATCCGAGAGCCCTGGGGTCCCGGCCACGACCTTGGACACGGCTTTAGATACTGCTGAGGGCCAGAAGCTGAAGAACGTGCTGGTGCTGAGTGGAGGGGAAGGCTACATTGACTTCCGCATCG GTGATGGTGAGGATGACGAGACCGAGGAGGGCGGGGGAGATGTGAGCCAGGTGAAGCCCATGCTGTCCAAGGCGGAGCGAAGCCACATCATCGTGTGGCAGGTCTCCTACACCACCGAGTGA
- the MAPK8IP3 gene encoding C-Jun-amino-terminal kinase-interacting protein 3 isoform X5 → MAALMEIQMDEGGGVVVYQDDYCSGSVMSERVSGLAGSIYREFERLIHCYDEEVVKELMPLVVNVLENLDSVLSENQEHEVELELLREDNEQLLTQYEREKALRKQAEEKFIEFEDALEQEKKDLQVQVEHYEFQTRQLELKARNYADQISRLEERESEMKKEYNALHQRHTEMIQTYVEHIERAKLQQVGANSQTEGGLPGRSRKERPTSLNVFPLTDGMVRAQMGGKLTPAADHWHPSDRSQLPASSSYQCPHDEMSESGQSSAATTPSTTGTKSNTPTSSVPSAVVTPLNDSLQPLGDYSSGTKNGKRAREKRNSRNMEVQVTQEMRNVSIGMGSSDEWSDVQDILDSTPELDMCQEPRLDRTSNSPTQGIVNKAFGINTDSLYHELSTAGSEVIGDVDEGADLLGEFSGMGKEVGNLLLENSQLLETKNALNVVKNDLIAKVDQLSGEQEVLKGELEAAKQAKTKLEIRIKELEEELRRVKSEAITTRREPREEVEDDNIPMAQRRRFTRVEMARVLMERNQYKERLMELQEAVRWTEMIRASREHPSVQEKKKSTIWQFFSRLFSSSSSPPPAKRAYPSVNIHYKSPTTTGFSQRRGHTVCQISAGSRPLEFFPEDDCTSSARREQKREQYRQVREHVRNDDGRLQACGWSLPAKYKQLSPNGSQEDTRMKNVPVPVYCRPLVEKDPTMKLWCAAGVNLSGWRPGDEELGNGTKPVPSHDPLTCNWEAEGEASSSHSSPEKKKAKELHEMDATSSRVWILTSTLTTSKVVIIDANQPGTVVDQFTVCNAHVLCISSIPAASDSDYPPGEIFLDVDMNPEEPGADGVLAGITLVGCATRCNVPRSNCSSRGDTPVLDKGQGEVAAVSNGQVNPAQSTEEATEAMEAPEPGPSEPEAAAVRPGPLTEHVFTDPAPMPPPSTQPGSENGLEAEASGAQPEPEPSAGHTGASSSAAPTMWLGAQNGWLYVHSAVANWKKCLHSIKLKDSVLSLVHVKGRVLVALADGTLAIFHRGEDGQWDLSNYHLMDLGHPHHSIRCMAVVYDRVWCGYKNKVHVIQPKTMQIEKSFDAHPRRESQVRQLAWIGDGVWVSIRLDSTLRLYHAHTHQHLQDVDIEPYVSKMLGTGKLGFSFVRITALLIAGNRLWVGTGNGVVISIPLTETVVLHRGQLLGLRANKMSPTSGEGARSGGVIHVYGDDSSDKSASSFIPYCSMAQAQLCFHGHRDAVKFFVSVPGNVLATLNGSVLDSPSESPGVPATTLDTALDTAEGQKLKNVLVLSGGEGYIDFRIGESARQSRTELEGCRQGPPLICLLAGDGEDDETEEGGGDVSQVKPMLSKAERSHIIVWQVSYTTE, encoded by the exons AAGTTCATTGAGTTTGAAGATGCCTTGGAACAAGAGAAGAAGGATCTGCAGGTCCAGGTGGAGCACTACGAGTTCCAGACGCGCCAGCTAGAGCTGAAAGCCAGGAACTATGCCGACCAGA TTTCCCGGCTGGAGGAGCGCGAGTCAGAGATGAAGAAGGAGTACAATGCGCTACACCAGCGGCACACAGAA ATGATACAGACATACGTGGAGCACATCGAGAGGGCCAAGCTGCAGCAGGTCGGCGCCAACAGCCAAACGGAGGGTGGCCTGCCCGGGAGGAG CAGGAAGGAGCGCCCCACCTCTCTGAATGTCTTCCCCCTGACCGATGGCATGGTACGTGCACAGATGGGGGGCAAGCTCACGCCTGCAGCGGACCACTGGCACCCGAGTGACCGCAGCCAGCTGCCAGCCAGCTCCAGCTACCAG TGTCCCCATGACGAGATGTCCGAGTCAGGCCAGTCTTCTGCAGCCACCACACCCAGCACCACTGGCACCAAGTCCAACACGCCCACATCCTCGGTGCCCTCGGCTGTGGTCACACCCCTCAACGACAGCCTACAGCCCCTGGGGGACTACAGCAGTGGCACCAAGAATGGAAAGCGGGCTCGTGAGAAGCGTAACAGCCGCAACATGGAGGTGCAGGTCACACAGGAGATGCGCAATGTCAGCATAG GGATGGGCAGCAGTGATGAGTGGTCTGACGTCCAGGACATCTTAGACTCTACCCCAGAGCTCGACATGTGTCAAGAGCCACGCCTGGACCGCACCAGCAACAG CCCCACCCAGGGCATTGTGAACAAGGCTTTCGGCATCAACACCGACTCCCTGTACCACGAGCTGTCAACTGCCGGGTCAGAGGTCATCGGGGATGTGGACGAGGGGGCCGACCTGCTAG GGGAGTTCTCAG GGATGGGCAAGGAGGTGGGCAACCTACTGCTGGAGAACTCACAGCTGCTGGAGACTAA GAATGCTCTGAATGTGGTGAAGAACGATCTGATTGCCAAGGTTGACCAGCTGTCAGGGGAGCAGGAGGTGCTGAAGGGGGAGCTGGAGGCTGCCAAGCAGGCCAAGACCAAACTGGAGATCCGGATCAAGGAGCTGGAGGAGGAGCTGCGGAG AGTGAAGTCTGAGGCCATCACTACCCGACGTGAGCCCAGAGAGGAGGTGGAGGAT GACAACATTCCCATGGCCCAGCGGCGCCGCTTCACACGCGTGGAGATGGCTCGTGTGCTCATGGAGCGGAACCAGTACAAAGAGCGGCTGATGGAGCTGCAGGAGGCCGTGCGGTGGACTGAGATGATCAG AGCTTCTCGAGAGCACCCATCTGTCCAGGAGAAGAAGAAGTCCACCATCTGGCAATT CTTCAGCAGGCTCTTCAGCTCTTCCTCCAGCCCACCACCAGCCAAGCGTGCCTACCCCTCAGTGAACATCCACTACAAGTCGCCCACCACCACTGGCTTCAGCCAGCGGCGCGGCCACACCGTGTGCCAGATCTCAGCTGGGAGCCGTCCCCTGGAGTTCTTCCCTGAGGA CGACTGCACATCGTCAGCGCGGCGGGAACAGAAGCGCGAGCAGTACCGCCAGGTGCGCGAGCACGTGCGCAACGACGACGGGCGGCTGCAGGCCTGCGGCTGGAGCCTGCCAGCCAAGTACAAGCAG CTGAGCCCCAATGGCAGCCAGGAGGACACACGCATGAAGAATGTGCCCGTGCCCGTGTACTGTCGCCCCCTGGTGGAGAAGGACCCGACCATGAAG CTGTGGTGCGCCGCAGGCGTCAACCTGAGTGGCTGGAGGCCAGGTGATGAGGAACTTGGGAACGGGACCAAGCCAGTGCCCAGCCACGACCCCCTGACCTGCAACTGGGAGGCAGAAGGGGAGGCTTCCAGCAGCCACTCGTCTCCAGAGAAGAAGAAG GCAAAGGAGCTACACGAAATGGACGCCACCTCCAGCCGTGTCTGGATCCTCACCAGCACGCTGACCACCAGCAAGGTGGTGATCATTGATGCCAACCAGCCAGGCACCGTGGTGGACCAGTTCACTGTCTGCAACGCCCATGTCCTGTGTATCTCAAGCATCCCCG CGGCCAGTGACAGCGACTACCCACCGGGGGAGATCTTCCTAGATGTTGACATGAACCCTGAGGAGCCTGGCGCTGATGGCGTGCTAGCGGGCATCACGCTGGTGGGTTGTGCCACCCGCTGCAACGTGCCCCGCAGCAACTGCTCCTCCCGGGGGGACACCCCGGTGCTGGACAAGGGGCAGG GGGAGGTGGCTGCTGTCAGCAATGGGCAGGTCAACCCGGCTCAGTCCACAGAAGAGGCCACAGAAGCCATGGAGGCACCCGAGCCCGGACCCAGTGAGCCCGAGGCAGCTGCAGTGCGCCCTGGGCCCCTCACGGAGCATGTCTTCACTGACCCGGCCCCCATGCCGCCACCCAGTACTCAGCCTGGCAG TGAGAACGGGCTTGAGGCTGAGGCCAGCGGTGCACAGCCAGAGCCGGAGCCCAGCGCAGGCCACACCGGGGCCAGCAGCAGCGCAGCGCCCACCATGTGGCTGGGAGCCCAGAATGGCTG GCTTTACGTGCACTCAGCTGTGGCCAACTGGAAGAAGTGCCTACACTCCATCAAGCTGAAGGACTCCGTCCTGAGCCTGGT GCATGTGAAAGGCCGCGTGCTGGTGGCCCTGGCTGACGGGACTCTGGCCATCTTCCACCGGGGTGAAG ATGGCCAGTGGGACCTGAGCAACTACCACCTGATGGACCTTGGCCACCCGCACCACTCCATCCGCTGCATGGCTGTCGTATATGACCGCGTCTGGTGCGGCTACAAGAACAAGGTGCATGTCATCCAGCCCAAAACTATGCAGATCGAG AAGTCGTTTGACGCCCATCCACGGAGGGAGAGCCAGGTGCGGCAGCTGGCGTGGATCGGTGATGGCGTGTGGGTGTCCATCCGCCTGGACTCTACCCTGCGGCTGTACCACGCCCACACCCACCAGCACCTGCAGGACGTGGACATCGAGCCCTATGTCAGCAAGATGCTGG GCACAGGCAAGCTGGGCTTCTCCTTCGTGCGCATCACCGCCCTGCTCATTGCCGGCAACCGCCTCTGGGTGGGCACTGGCAATGGCGTGGTCATCTCCATCCCGCTGACTGAGA ctgTGGTCCTACACCGAGGTCAGCTCCTGGGGCTCCGAG CCAACAAGATGTCCCCCACGTCTGGGGAGGGTGCCCGTTCGGGGGGCGTCATCCACGTGTACGGCGATGACAGCAGTGACAAGTCAGCCAGCAGCTTCATCCCCTATTGCTCCATGGCCCAGGCCCAGCTCTGCTTTCACGGGCACCGTGATGCTGTCAAGTTCTTCGTGTCCGTGCCAG GGAATGTGTTGGCCACTCTCAACGGCAGCGTGCTCGACAGCCCATCCGAGAGCCCTGGGGTCCCGGCCACGACCTTGGACACGGCTTTAGATACTGCTGAGGGCCAGAAGCTGAAGAACGTGCTGGTGCTGAGTGGAGGGGAAGGCTACATTGACTTCCGCATCGGTGAGTCGGCCAGGCAGAGCCGGACAGAGCTGGAAGGCTGCAGGCAGGGGCCACCCCTCATATGTCTTCTTGCAGGTGATGGTGAGGATGACGAGACCGAGGAGGGCGGGGGAGATGTGAGCCAGGTGAAGCCCATGCTGTCCAAGGCGGAGCGAAGCCACATCATCGTGTGGCAGGTCTCCTACACCACCGAGTGA